Below is a genomic region from Culicoides brevitarsis isolate CSIRO-B50_1 chromosome 2, AGI_CSIRO_Cbre_v1, whole genome shotgun sequence.
AATTCGCCGCTTTGGGATAAAATTGCCTCCATTGGACAACCGTTGCCGCTGTGTCAAGACGTCGATAAGCCAAAAATCTTCGTGAGCAGCGATTTGGCAGGCATTACGCCGCACAATCCGCATTTTAATCGCAAAGTCGATAAATCCGACTTGGAATTTCTCGCTTCGCCGAGCGGCGTGAAGAAGCAACTCTTCATGGAGGACAAAGATGTGCCTAAAACGCCCGTGCGTGAGGTGTCTGTCAAAGCTGTCATCACAAATAGCCAGGAATCGGGTAACGGAGATGCCACAACGCCCGCCTCTAGTCAAGAAGAGACAAAAGACCCGAATTATCATCTGCTTGCCAGCGCGAAAAAGACAAATCCGGCACGTTCGCTTGCACTGTTCTTCCGAAAATTCTATAAAGTGGCGTCAGTTCGCATGCTCGCTCTCTGCAAAGGTCTCGAATTGAACGACGCCGACTTGCTGAAGAAAATTTGGACCGTTTTCGAGCACTGTATCGTCGAGCAAACGGACTTGATGAAGGACCGGCATCTCGATCAGATGATCATGTGTGCTATTTATGTGATATTCCGCGTGACACAAATCACGCAGAAGAACTTTAAGGACATCATGTCGCAATATCGCAATCAACCGCAATGGGCAAGTCACATTTACCGCAGTGTACTTATCGAGAAACGGAAGGAAGGCGACAAAGGAGGAGATTCAAgtgagtttttaatgaatttcaaccgaaaattgatgaaaaataacgaaattttgcattttcagAAGTGCCTGAGAAACGAAAGGAACGCTATGAGCCCGGAGATTTGGCGGGAACATCCCAAAACTACGAAGACGAAGAACGCGGTGATATCATAATGTTCTACAACAaagtttatgtcaaaaaaatgcaaacttTTGCAATGAAATTCGCTGATACAGCATCTCAGGTACgatttttagcttaaatttctttaaaaatcaccAAAAACTCACCAAAATCCTTTATTTTCCATTACAGGGCAGCCTTTTACTCTCCCCGCTGCCTCATAACCCAAACCAGAACATGTCGCCACGCAAAGTTTCCGATCAATTTCATATCTACGTTCAACCgttgagcaaaaatttactGTTGAAAAGTCCCGGCAAGGTTAATTGCATCACGCATGAGTTCCCGGGAAGTCCCATCAAGGATTCACCTTCAAAAGtaagtcataaatttaaatttttacaacggaaatttatttttttttcatctcccaACAGGGCCTTGTGGAGATAAATCGCATCGTAAATCAACAACGGTCCACGAAACGACCAATTTTGGCAACGGAAGAGTCCTCTGCCGACGAACATGCCTTCGGAAAAATCCCGAAAATCCcaagaaaattggaaaatttgatCTCAGACCGGGACAGAAGTCAGGGACCGAAGAAACAATAAATCTACGACTCCCGATtcccttttatttaattttttttttgttaaaaatttttaattttaccccTTTTTACTGCTGCAAAAACTCTTTTCAATGCGATAAAAGATGACTTTTATCAAAccattttagtatttttacgaaaaaaattactcaaaaaaattattaaaaaaaaataatataatcaaACGTAGAAAGTTCCATCCGTGGAGCAATAGAAGTTAATTCATAAGCAAATTAAGCACATttctttctcaattttttttttttgccccaggCAATTTGTTTaacattataatatatatgtttaCTATTATTATCCGTATTGTgattccaattattttttagtctagaaataaaaaaaaacacaaatttcgaaaaaaataaaatcacctttaattaataataataatttatctcTCTCAACGTGCGTGTTAACAATTAGTGCAaaacttaacatttttttcggattttttaaaCCAGACTAAAGCCTTGAGTTTGCTGGATAGCTTGTTGCAGTTTGTATTTCAGACGTTCCTTCGTTTTGTAACGCGGCAAATCAAGCAAGTTGAAGCAGGTGTGGGCGACTGGGAGGCATTTGTCATCGTTGGTTGGTTGAATGAATatctgaaaaacaaaaatttttcttacaatttaaggtctttaaaattcattttagtttatttgtggcaaaaaaaaaataaaataaaattaatagtttgccctaaaataattttttttagatttttaataaattttctgaaaaatttttttaatttatgatatttttttctactaaaattattattttgacatgaattttccgctataaaaatattttttacaaagtttcaaagctaaatttttgaaaaaaaaaaaattaaattaaattaaaaatttaaaatttttcgtcttttttatattttaaaataaattttaaatttcaattttttttttatttttttttttaaattttaattttacatttttttaagttttgaccttttttatgacaatttttaattttataaataaggaATGAATTATCATGTACTTTACGTGCACTACATGCAATTCATGTTGCACTGATAATAGGTAATCTcgaaaatctcataaaataaattgaatgataattttaaactcaGTTTCTTTTCAGATTTCGCAACAAAATGAAGCTTAAAGTCATTATTCTcgcttttattatttcaacttGTTCGGGAGATTCAATTAAATCTCATAGCtgcgcaaaaaaatattttggagatACTTGTGTTTTTTCTGGCATAAACTTAACTTTGTCCGATTATGAATGGCAACCAATGGCAGATGATCCGGattcagttttaaaaattgattttttatcaagtttaGTTCCAATTGTGTACGATAATATTTGCAAATCTTTTCCGAAATTGGAATATTTAGACATGaggttcataaaaattgaacaaatagcGGAAGATGCTTTTCATAACTGCACAAATTTAAAGactttgtatttaaataataatcgtatcaaaaaaattcacccAAATACCTTCAAGGGATTGACAAAATTGGAAATTCTTTGGCTTCACTATAATAAATTGAGAGAAATTGATGATAATTTGTTCGAAGATTTGCAAAACTTAAAGCTCTTGCATTTATCCGGAAATGACATAATCAATTTTGCAccagaaattttacaaaataataaaaatttggaaaatatcTTGTTGGATTCGAATGACTTGCCGAATAtagatgttgaaaaaattgtgaaattttgtccAAAACTCACAAAATTGGTTTGGAACGACAATCAAGTATCTTGTTCCCGAGCTGAAgaagcaaaaacttttttgaaatccaaaaatattcgGTTCGCTTTTCCAATTGACTACAAAAATCGGAATTATACATTAGGAAAATTCGATGATGTCGAGTGCGTTCCAGATGATACATGGAATACGTTATTCTCGAAAtcagataaaattgaaaaaaattgatgaaaaagttcTAGAAGTCGATTTGTTGAGTGGTATTCAGAAGAAACTTGAAACGATTTGAGACGAGCATGATAGATTCAAGCTTAAAATGgcgtcaaaggaaaaaaaataaaaaaaaaataaatgaaaatatggaAACTGTGATCTGTTTTGAAACggataaagttaataaaaaattaaaaaaaatatgtagtcgattaaaaaaaataatatttaaaagcacATATTTTggccgctccaaataaaaaataaaatctgatgccccattttaaaactcgaaatccaatggagcaaaataaaaaaaaagttaaaaattaccgttaaatatataaattttaataatttttcaagaaatttaaaaaaatttttttaaatttaaaaaatgtttcttaatttttgttttgaaaatcatattttaacataaattttcatctctaaaaatatttttcataaaattattgaatttacttttcaaaattttttgtcaatcattttttttatttttttttctataatttttaatctaaaatattctgaaatctattttaaattagcagtagatggttaaaaaaaaacatcaaaaatattattttacgctcaaaaattgtttaaattttgttattttgtatgaaaaagtattttaaaactataaaatattgttgctcctaatttaaaaaatctcttaagaaaaaaaaacatttttgcacttttttcttaccttgaTGGCTTTCATGCCCATAATGGGAATCCTATCACTTCCCGTAAgaaagagcaaaaatttcttcttctcctCCAACGGCAACTCATGAAAGACTTCCCAAAACCAACGAACGGGCTCATCTCCGCTCGAATATCCGTTTTTGTACTCTGCCTCTCGTTCCAACACGTGCCAATCGTAATCTTCGTTCCCGATAACGACCTCCATGAGTTCATGGGCACGGAAAAGTTCGAGTATTCGACCTCCACAGACCTTCATAAAGCCTTGGTAGAAACCTTTGAAATGCGATTCGACGGATTTATTGAGGATAAAGTCGACGTACAAGTCGACAAATTCTcgtctaaaaagaaaattaaaaaaaaaaatatttttttccttgaaaaattgattaaaaatggaatttctTACTTATTTTCCTGCGTCACGTAAATACTATCGCCGCCCGGTTTGAGTTCAAAGGTCTTTGTCTCGCCAAAAACCTCGCGACTAACTTCGAATGTCAAGCTGAAAACGTCTTTCAAGTCACTTTCCTCGTAATCCAGGATGCTTTGTAGCGAATTTCCCAAAACGGGCGACAAATCCTTCAGATCTGACAACTCGACGGGTTCcttgagcaattttttgtacaacgcAACGGGGAATGGCAGGTCAATTATTGTGTAATTATAGATGGCGAGTCCGCATAAAATGCCAATTAGCGTGTACATTCCTTCGCCTTCGAACGAGTCCTCGGAGAACCAAATGTACCGACTGTCCTCGTAATACTTGAACATCCCATATTTCAAGTCAAGAATTTCTTTTAGGAGCAACATGAAGAATTCTTTTCGCACGCCGCCCGCATCTTCAGCCTCTTCTCCTGCGAATTTGATCTTTAATGGCTTCTTCAGGTCTGTCGCTTGGTACAAAGCGAGTTCACGGATCGTATCGTCGACGATATTTTCTCGCGTTACATTCAGCACGATGTACTGCAGAGCACTTGTGGGCGCGAAACTGCGCGTAAACATGCTAAGTAAGCCTTGATTGGCTGCCGATTGCATCGCGTTGTACATCTGGATGGATTGATCGGTCTGCAAAAGGATCGTTTTCGCCGCCGCATCAAAGAGGAACGGATAATTGCACAGATAAAAGTTGTGAATGTCGTTGTTCATGATCCAATTGACATATTCGTGCTTCACATCGACATTATCGCTGAGATCCTGCAAGTGAAAGTGTTCATAAGGCACTTTTTCCGTGCGATTATATGACTTGTGGTTCGTCAAATACAGCAGCGCCAACATATCCAGGGCGATTTTCAGCTCCGGATCGTATTGCACCAAATATTTATCCTCGCTCGTCTTGTTTGGCTTCTTCATAAACTGGTTATTGAGGATGTACGTGACGACACTTTTGTAGTTTTCGACTAGACGTTCGTAGTAATCGCGACTTTGGGCGCACCACCATGCCGACACGATTTTCTTTGGGATGGCGTTGAGGCGATGCACCGCCGTACTGAAGGGAACATGCAATTTTTGGTAGTTTTTGCAGTTGATAAATTCGTGATAAAGTGGCAGCAGCAGGAAAATGCGGATTGTTTCGACATCCGGAGGCGATGCCACCAAAGACCCAATGAGATCTGTCGTAATTGACTCCcaaatgagatttttcacACTTTCGTTCTCCGTTTTTTGGATATCCTCAAAGGCCTCGGTTGCCACAGCCATATCCACGCCCGGCATTTTCGAggtacaacaaaaatgtttgtcaTTCGCCAGTAAAAAGGATCCGTTCAAACAAGCTTGAttcctgaaaattatttcgatcGTCGAAAGTAACTCCAAATCGACTTGCGTGTCAATTGGCAACGCTTTCAGAGTTTTTGTCAATTCTGTCGTCAAAATACAAACTTGTGTACGCGCGTCATGCACCCGAAAATCGTCAGCTTCATCGACGTCGTTCATTTCAACGGCTTTCACGCACGATCGATCTCCGCCGCTGAAAATATGTTTCACCATAAACACATCGGGCACAACCACAAAAGCTGTCGACGAGTTTTCAATCAGTTTGGGGGGCGATGCGTTCGCTACATTCGACCACGGACCGATGACAATGTGCGGTGTCGagtaatttttcgtcaatttgtTCCCAAGTTGGCCCGAACCGCCAATGCCGAAGGCATAAATGCGTCCTCGCACAAAAACGAGGGTATGTCGTCGCCCGCAAGCGATTTGTGTCACTGTACTGCCCATCAATTCCATCACCATGCGCGGTAAAATCTCGTTACTGAAGTTTCCGTGCCCCAGTTGACCGAATGTACCAAGTCCGCATGTGAAAACGCCGCCATCTCGCGTTAGAAACACACTGAAATCGTCTCCAGCTGCGATGTAACAAACGCCGATGCTGCGTAAAGTCTTCAGCTGGGTCGGAAATTGACGAGAAACGGTGTCGTTGAGACCAAGTTGGCCGAAAAGATTTTTGCCGAAACCGAAAACGGCGCCGGATTTTGTCACGGCGAAGGAATGATTGGCGCCACAGCAAATAAAGGCAATGGGAACTCCTTGGAGGGATTTAATAAGTGTCGGTTTGGAGACTTTTTCACTTGTCATGCCTAATCCGAGTTGTCCGTAGCCATTTGCACCCCATGCGTACAAATCGCCGCCTAAAAATTAACGTTTTTGATCATTATTTCGctcaaaatgcgaaaaaaattgataaaaattactatttgTCAAAGCCAATGAGTGAAATTGCCCGCAAGAAACTTGAATCACGTGCTTCGTGGCAAGActtctgataatttttggtGTCACAATATCGTTTTCCGTGTCATATCCGAGTTGTGAGAGCTCATTGGAGCCCCAACTGAACACCTGTCCCCATTCGTTGATCGCCAACGAGTGTTTCGCGCCTGCAGCTACTGCCGTAATCGGGTAATCCTTCAATGCCGAGATGATATCTGCAACGAAAAACGaccaaaaatcaatattttatcacGTTGACATGCAAAGAGGGGGGAAATAAACGCAAAAAAGGATGAGTTCATGCACGTAACACaaggaaaaaatggaaattcggTGAAAATGGTCAGCACATACGAACGATTGACGTACGCGgtctttttttggaaaattcaaaGCCGAGATTTCCGTGATCGTTGCTCCCGCATGCAAACAACTGGCCATCCTCGAGCAGGAAAAGTGTGTGATTAAGTCCCAGCGCTGCTTGTTTCAAACGTGCTGCCTCTTCCCATTGCATGTTGCGAGGCACGAGAATCtacgagaaataattttttcagtatgttttcaaggaaaattatcaaaaaaggcAAACCTGCTCGTCTTCAATGCCACCGAGCCCCAATTCGCCATTTTCGGTGCTTCCCCAGCAGTAAACagccatttttgttgtttttctgtctgaaatgcaaattttttacggTTTATTTTTGCGTCTTTGTCAATCCACATTGAAATTATGAAATGGAACAATCGAGAATTTTTCTgtggtttttgttttaaaaataacttcggGAGCAATGTTTCGTCGTAAATGCGAAAATTTGCAAGAGACACAGACGGAACGCATttgcaaaaatgtgaaaagtcatcaaaaatgcattttccacTTTCACTTTCGTTTGggtttcatttcaaaaattttcctcaaggTTTGTTTATGTATTGACGAGAAATCGATCAAAGTActgattaaattaatgtttgacCCAATTTCTTACTTTACAATTTTGCgattgatgaaaattcgtgtggaatataaaataaacacattttccaattgaattaactaaaaatggaggtcttttttggtgaaaaatttggaaaaatttgcaGACTTTTCGAATAATTCGGATCTTTGTTTTGACACTTTTGATAAAACGTATTAACGTAAAGTGAAGGAATGAGCCAATCACGTGGGGAATTTCAATGGAGTGGATTGTGAATGGGTAATGTTAGGTAAGGTCGTGATATCAGCGAATCAGAGTGAAGTAATGAACGGTGCTTCGAGAagcgaaaatatttatttaagatttttttttttatttttttttttttacagaagaagcaataatattttaatccaaaatgcaacaaaataataatttaaaagtcaaagAAGAAATCCGAAAGAGAACCGCAGATTcagattttgaagaaaaaaacaaaaaaagctaaaaaaaattattacgagCTCGAAGAAAAGCTCGAGGAATCtagattttatacaaaaatgtaaGATTTTGAAACttctttcatttaattaatggaTTCTTTAAcgagaaataacaaaaaaggaaaCCGGGTTCAATTCCATATTTCGTGTTTTGTtatttctcgtaaaaaaattaataaggccgctccaaatttatttcgaactttttgtcccaaaaacttttttttttaaatggggggggggcaaaataaaaaaaaaaatttgaaatactttttcatacaaaatgacaaaattttaacagttttttgtcattaatcaatattttagttgattttgtggtatctacattgagatttaataatttaaaatttatctcagagtatttcaagttaaaaatttaaacaaaaaaaattcgtaaaaataactgtcaaaaaattttgaaaaattttttaaagaaggcaattcatgttaaaataccatttttaatataaaattcttaaaaattgaaatttttaaaaaaatttagggaaattccttgaaaaataagaaaaaaacccaaaaaaacggtaaattttgatgaaatttttaactttttttttattttgccccattggattttcgacttcgaaatggggcatgggacaaaaagttcaaaaaaaatttggagcagcctaatgaataaaaaaaaggaatttcaaAATCTTCAACCACGAAAAGTTCAAACGTCAAAGATCAATCCTAAAGAAATCGTAGAAATTATCTATCCTCAATGATAAAATCAACTCTGATCATATCAAAGAAGCATTTGAGCTTCAATGATCGCTATATAACCTCAATCTCAGATCATCTCAAGAGACATGGCTCTTTTCTTGGAAAGAGATCCAAATCTTTAACTTTGAGGTTAATTCAGTTTTTGATAGTTAAACGagcatttttaattcaacctGTGAtattaataacataaaaataccgaaaatagtctaaaacataacctcaaactGCAATTTGAACCTTATATCAAAATTGGTTAATACAAGATGACTGAAGCAAAATTTCACGAAAGTTGTGATTTTCGTTCcgaattaagaaataatttatgctGAGGGCCTAAATAGTTCCAAAACTCGGATTTTGatctaatgaattttaaaaattaattttttttaacgattcaAGTTTTAATATGAAGATCatgcaaaatcaaaattttacgcAAAAGTTGCAAATTTCGGttcagatgtcaaaattaaacaaataaaagcttaaattaatgctaagaaaatattttcgataaaaaaagacTTTCAAAAATACGAAACAGAAAACCCGCCATTTCAAAGAATTCAACGAAATCCGAATTGCCGCTTAGGTCAACTGTCAGTTAGACttcttgtcaaaaataaaaaaaaatatatcgaatCGAATCGCTGta
It encodes:
- the LOC134832877 gene encoding probable E3 ubiquitin-protein ligase HERC4 isoform X1; the encoded protein is MAVYCWGSTENGELGLGGIEDEQILVPRNMQWEEAARLKQAALGLNHTLFLLEDGQLFACGSNDHGNLGFEFSKKRPRTSIVHIISALKDYPITAVAAGAKHSLAINEWGQVFSWGSNELSQLGYDTENDIVTPKIIRSLATKHVIQVSCGQFHSLALTNSGDLYAWGANGYGQLGLGMTSEKVSKPTLIKSLQGVPIAFICCGANHSFAVTKSGAVFGFGKNLFGQLGLNDTVSRQFPTQLKTLRSIGVCYIAAGDDFSVFLTRDGGVFTCGLGTFGQLGHGNFSNEILPRMVMELMGSTVTQIACGRRHTLVFVRGRIYAFGIGGSGQLGNKLTKNYSTPHIVIGPWSNVANASPPKLIENSSTAFVVVPDVFMVKHIFSGGDRSCVKAVEMNDVDEADDFRVHDARTQVCILTTELTKTLKALPIDTQVDLELLSTIEIIFRNQACLNGSFLLANDKHFCCTSKMPGVDMAVATEAFEDIQKTENESVKNLIWESITTDLIGSLVASPPDVETIRIFLLLPLYHEFINCKNYQKLHVPFSTAVHRLNAIPKKIVSAWWCAQSRDYYERLVENYKSVVTYILNNQFMKKPNKTSEDKYLVQYDPELKIALDMLALLYLTNHKSYNRTEKVPYEHFHLQDLSDNVDVKHEYVNWIMNNDIHNFYLCNYPFLFDAAAKTILLQTDQSIQMYNAMQSAANQGLLSMFTRSFAPTSALQYIVLNVTRENIVDDTIRELALYQATDLKKPLKIKFAGEEAEDAGGVRKEFFMLLLKEILDLKYGMFKYYEDSRYIWFSEDSFEGEGMYTLIGILCGLAIYNYTIIDLPFPVALYKKLLKEPVELSDLKDLSPVLGNSLQSILDYEESDLKDVFSLTFEVSREVFGETKTFELKPGGDSIYVTQENKREFVDLYVDFILNKSVESHFKGFYQGFMKVCGGRILELFRAHELMEVVIGNEDYDWHVLEREAEYKNGYSSGDEPVRWFWEVFHELPLEEKKKFLLFLTGSDRIPIMGMKAIKIFIQPTNDDKCLPVAHTCFNLLDLPRYKTKERLKYKLQQAIQQTQGFSLV
- the LOC134832877 gene encoding probable E3 ubiquitin-protein ligase HERC4 isoform X2, whose translation is MAVYCWGSTENGELGLGGIEDEQILVPRNMQWEEAARLKQAALGLNHTLFLLEDGQLFACGSNDHGNLGFEFSKKRPHIISALKDYPITAVAAGAKHSLAINEWGQVFSWGSNELSQLGYDTENDIVTPKIIRSLATKHVIQVSCGQFHSLALTNSGDLYAWGANGYGQLGLGMTSEKVSKPTLIKSLQGVPIAFICCGANHSFAVTKSGAVFGFGKNLFGQLGLNDTVSRQFPTQLKTLRSIGVCYIAAGDDFSVFLTRDGGVFTCGLGTFGQLGHGNFSNEILPRMVMELMGSTVTQIACGRRHTLVFVRGRIYAFGIGGSGQLGNKLTKNYSTPHIVIGPWSNVANASPPKLIENSSTAFVVVPDVFMVKHIFSGGDRSCVKAVEMNDVDEADDFRVHDARTQVCILTTELTKTLKALPIDTQVDLELLSTIEIIFRNQACLNGSFLLANDKHFCCTSKMPGVDMAVATEAFEDIQKTENESVKNLIWESITTDLIGSLVASPPDVETIRIFLLLPLYHEFINCKNYQKLHVPFSTAVHRLNAIPKKIVSAWWCAQSRDYYERLVENYKSVVTYILNNQFMKKPNKTSEDKYLVQYDPELKIALDMLALLYLTNHKSYNRTEKVPYEHFHLQDLSDNVDVKHEYVNWIMNNDIHNFYLCNYPFLFDAAAKTILLQTDQSIQMYNAMQSAANQGLLSMFTRSFAPTSALQYIVLNVTRENIVDDTIRELALYQATDLKKPLKIKFAGEEAEDAGGVRKEFFMLLLKEILDLKYGMFKYYEDSRYIWFSEDSFEGEGMYTLIGILCGLAIYNYTIIDLPFPVALYKKLLKEPVELSDLKDLSPVLGNSLQSILDYEESDLKDVFSLTFEVSREVFGETKTFELKPGGDSIYVTQENKREFVDLYVDFILNKSVESHFKGFYQGFMKVCGGRILELFRAHELMEVVIGNEDYDWHVLEREAEYKNGYSSGDEPVRWFWEVFHELPLEEKKKFLLFLTGSDRIPIMGMKAIKIFIQPTNDDKCLPVAHTCFNLLDLPRYKTKERLKYKLQQAIQQTQGFSLV